From Drosophila santomea strain STO CAGO 1482 chromosome 2R, Prin_Dsan_1.1, whole genome shotgun sequence:
CCATGTCCTCGTTGTCATCTTCCTGCATTTGCACCATGAGTCCTGCGAGAAAGAAGGTGACCAGCAGGATGATGCCCGACACCAAGTACTCCGGATCCACTTTTTCATTGTTAGACATTCTAATTTCAATCAGGTAATATATCGTGAAACAAGCCATGGAACTTAGCAGTATGAAGCAACCCAAGACACTGAAGCAGTTCTTCACGAACTTCCAAAGTCGCAAATCCTGCTTGGCAGCAAGTGGCATAACATTCTTGCCATTCCTGGCCAGCTTTTTGCCCGCTGCCTCCGAGGTTAGACCCTGGTGGAAACGGTGCTCCGTCTACATATGTTATGATCTGTGATTATTTTCCCAATCTCACCTGGGAGACATTCGTCTCCAATCGGACACAGAGCTCGTGAAATGGCCAGATGTGCAGATATGGGCCGTAGTACTCCAGCCACAACTCGTTCTCCGTCTGCTGCAGTGAGTCCCGTTCCCTTTTCTTCCCCCTG
This genomic window contains:
- the LOC120446162 gene encoding sodium/potassium-transporting ATPase subunit alpha, with the protein product MVLCFKRISKWRGRWCRRRGKKRERDSLQQTENELWLEYYGPYLHIWPFHELCVRLETNVSQGLTSEAAGKKLARNGKNVMPLAAKQDLRLWKFVKNCFSVLGCFILLSSMACFTIYYLIEIRMSNNEKVDPEYLVSGIILLVTFFLAGLMVQMQEDDNEDMVVAFDELMPMYCTVIRDGEKEVILTQDVVAGDILPIKYGQRLPADMRFFSTTGLELNNVALTGHSKPVHITPLANEGRQRYSRVEYIKD